The sequence GCCAGACGCTTCTCCGCACTTTGGCGGTCGTTTTCGAGCTCCAGCACGTTCTGGAAGACCGGAAATCCGCTTTCGGCGCGCGAGATCCGGAAGTGCTCGACGAACCCGATGCGGTTTTCCCAGCAGGCGATCGAGGCTTTCAGCCGCGCGAGATAGGGAACGATAACCTCGCCTACGACCGTGTTCCGATAAAGCGGCGAATTGCGGTCGCCGAGAAAGAGCTCGAGCCCAGCCAAGGCGGCGCGGATGGAGGTGAAATATTGCCTTACGGCAACGGAGACGGCGGTGTTCATGCAAATCCCTCCGGCAGGTGCCGAAAGGCGCTCGAAGATCTGGTCATTGCCGCCTTGCCGATCACTGCTTCACGTAGTTTGCGGCATTATGCTTGTCCATCACCGCCTGGAAGCGACGGGCGAAGGCGTCGTCGGCCAGTTTCTTGCGCCGCTGAATCTCCTGCGTCGCCAGCATGTTCTTCTCATGCATTTCGAGCAGGTCGCCGATATGGCGCTGTGCGGCCGCGCCGATCCCGGCCATGGTCTCTTCGGCGGCCGTGTCGACCTGGCTGCCGAGCGTGTTGATCTTATGGGCGACATCCTGCTGCGCCGCCGTCTTCAGCGAATCCTCCAGTGCTTTGTAGAGCACGATGCGCTGTTCGGTATCGATCGTCAGTTTATTGATCAGCGTGTTCTGCGCAGCGATCTGGTTATTGAGCGAATCGACGAAGGTCTGGAACATCGCAGTATAGCGTTCCAGCGTCTGGCTCTCGGCAAGAAGCTCCTGCTCCTTTGCCTGCTTCTCGTTGTACTCGGTCGCGAGTTGCGAGCGCTCACCTTCAAGTTCGGTGCGGGTCTTCTGGTCGGTCGATGCCGCGATCCTGTTCTCGATGTCGAGCAGCAGCGGGTTCAGTTCCTCGATACGCTTCTGCGTCTCTTCAAGTGCAGCCATTGTGCCCTTGCGGCGTTCGATCACCTGGATGAGGCTCTGCTCGGAAGTCTTGTAGCGCTGATCGAGGATCGCCCTTTGCTCCTTGAGGATGCCGACAATCATATCGGACTTGGAGAGAAGCTCCTGAAGATTTCCGGCAAGCGACATGTTGCGCACGCGGTCGGTGCGCATGCGTTGCATCTTCTGCTTGGAGAAGATGCCGATGAGCTTCTCGTAGCCCGTATAGCTCTTCATGCTCTCGAATTCGGCACCGAAGACGTTGGTCGCGTCTTCCAGTCCGATGATCAGATCGGCGATGTTGGCCTCCATCACCTTCTGCTGCTTGATCACGTCCTGAATGCGGGCGTTCTCAATGTCGAAATCGACGTCGCCGAGCTTCGTGTCCGCCTTGGCGAACTGTTCGAGGACCACACCGGATTGTTCGAGCTTGCTGCGCATCTGCTCGACAACACTCTTCGTCTTCTCGATCTCGGCGTCAAAGTTCTGAAGAGTCGCCATTTCGTTCTCCCCTCGATCCACATAGGCCGATCTCTCGGCGCGCCGAATTATTCAGCCCTCGATTGCAGTTATATAAAGGACGTTTAGCCGGTCAGGACAAGTGTCGCGCCCATGCTTTTTCGCGCAGGGCGTTCTGCTGCCAACGAGTGATGAGGCGCCGGCTATTGGACCATTCGAAGATCCCTGAGATAGGCAATCACATCGGCGAGATCGACCGGTTTCTTCGCATGAATCGAACCCTTTGCGGGCAGCCTCATCTTCATTGCCGTTTCGCAAAGGCTCGGCCCTTAGCCTTCGCGCATTCGGTCTTCCCAATGGCGGCGGCAATAGGAAACATATTTCTCGTTGCCGCCGACATCCACCTGCGCGCCCTCGCGCACGATCTTGCCGGCTCCGTCGAGGCGCACCACCATCGTCGCCTTGCGACCGCAATGGCAGATCGTTCTGACTTCGCGCAATTCGTCGGCAATCGCAAGCAGAGCCATGGAGCCGGGAAAGAGCTTGCCCTGAAAATCCGTCCTGAGGCCATAAGCCATCACGGGTATGCCGAGACGATCGGCGACACGCGCAAGCTGCCAGACCTGGCCCTCCGCCAGGAATTGCGCCTCGTCCACGAAGACGCAGGCGATCTCGCCGGAGCCGTCACCGTTCAGGCGGTGGATAAGAGCGTAAAGATCGTCTTCGCGGTTAAACGGGATCGCCTCCGATTCGAGCCCAATGCGCGAGGCGATCCGGCCGGTACCGGCGCGATCGTCGAAAGCGGCGATCAGCATCACGACGCGCAAGCCGCGCTCCTGGTAGTTGTAGGCGGCCTGCAGGAGCAGCGTGCTCTTGCCCGCATTCATCGTCGCATAGCTGAAGTAGAGTTTGGCCATGTTCCCCGTCTCCGGACGTCGTGTCCCCGGGGTAATGACGGGGCTTGCGCCCGATGACCAGAGCATGGCCGCACCACCCACAGCTTTTCGCGCGACGCCGGCTAGACAGCCGCCTTTGCACATGAGCCACGGGCATGGGGGACCGCAGAAGCGCCATTTCGTGGGCATTGCGACATGGGGCGTCGCATTGTGCACCCCGTTAATGTACTGAGGCAATACACTTCCGTCGGCACTAAAGCGCTTGAACTCAAGCGCCATTGGTGTTTGGCTAAAATAATAACATAGGCAGGGGAACGACAACGATGATAAGGATGCTCTCTCTCAAATTCATGATGGCAGGTGCCGTTTGCATGGCAGCCCTGACTGCCGGAACCGCTGTCGCTGCCGAACCGGAAAGCTGTGGCACCGTCCGCTTCTCCGACGTGGGCTGGACCGACATTACCGCAACCACGGCTACCGCAACCACAATCCTGAAAGGGCTCGGCTACGAGACGGACGTGAAGGTGCTATCGGTCCCGGTGACTTATACGTCATTGAAAAACAAAGATATCGACGTTTTCCTCGGTAACTGGATGCCGACGATGGAGGCCGACATCGCGCCCTATCGTGAAGACAAGTCGGTCGAAACCGTGCGCGAGAACCTCGAAGGCGCGAAGTACACGCTCGCGACCAACGCCAAGGGCGCCGAGCTCGGCATCAAGGATTTCAAAGATATCGCCGCTCACAA is a genomic window of Sinorhizobium numidicum containing:
- a CDS encoding thymidine kinase, coding for MAKLYFSYATMNAGKSTLLLQAAYNYQERGLRVVMLIAAFDDRAGTGRIASRIGLESEAIPFNREDDLYALIHRLNGDGSGEIACVFVDEAQFLAEGQVWQLARVADRLGIPVMAYGLRTDFQGKLFPGSMALLAIADELREVRTICHCGRKATMVVRLDGAGKIVREGAQVDVGGNEKYVSYCRRHWEDRMREG